CTGTTGCTTCTGCCAGCAGTTACAAAGCAGAAAATGAAGGATGGCTGGTCAATTTGGATGAAGCTTATGAGAAATCCAAAAAAACAGGAAAACCCATTATGGCCAATTTTACAGGAAGTGATTGGTGTGGATGGTGTAAGCGATTAACAGCTTCGGTTTTTTCACAAGATGAGTTTAAGAAGTGGGCAGCAAAAATGTGATTTTGCTTGAGCTCGATTTTCCGAGAAGAAAACAATTGCCTGATGCAATTCGCTCACAAAATGCATCTCTCCAACAATCCTTTCAGGTGCAAGGCTACCCTACCGTCTGGGTATTTGACATGGACAAAGACAAAAAGACCAATCAGTACCAAATCAAAGCCCTTGGTAAAACAGGCTATACGCCAACCGTTAAGGAATTCACCTCTGGGGTGGATGCCATGTTGGCCACCAGAAAAAAGTAGTTTGGATTTTAGATTGAAGGCAGTTTAATTCTCCCATTTTATTCCCTGGTACCTGATCCATTTAAATTATAGGTCAGGAATGAAGGATATTTTTCACATTTGCATAAAATATCCTGCGTGTCCTCAACAATCCATTCAAAACGTTCCGTCCATTTAATTATCCTTGTAGCTGCATTGGGCTATTTTGTGGATATCTATGATTTGATCCTTTTTGGTATAGTCAAAGATCCGAGTTTGAGGGATCTGGGGGTGTCGCCGGATGATATGTTTAGGACAGGCAGTTATTTGCTAAATATGCAAATGGTGGGCATGTTGCTCGGCGGAATCATCTGGGGCGTTCTAGGGGACAAAAGGGGACGACTTTCCACTTTGTTTTTAACCATATTAATGTATTCATTGGCCAATATTGCCAATGGCTTTGTCCAAACCATCCCACAGTATGCCTGGGTAAGGCTGATTGCTGGAATTGGTCTGGCCGGAGAGCTGGGAGTTGGGATCACCCTGGTCTCTGAAGTGATGAGCAAAGAGCACAGAGGGATGGGTGCAAGTATCGTTTCTGGAATTGGTATTGCCGGGGCAGTATTGGGATTCCTGATCGCTGATTGGTTTGATTGGAGGGTGGCTTATTTTGTTGGAGGTGGTTTGGGACTTTTGCTTTTGATTTTGAGGGTTTCTGTCTATGAATCGGAGATGTTTCACAGATCTAAAAAATCAGAGGAAGTGGTGAGGGGAGATTTTTTGTCCCTCTTTAAATCGACCAAGCAATTTTCAAAATATGTATTGACCATTTTGGTGGGAGTCCCGGTTTGGTTTACCATCAGTCAACTCGCCATTCATGCCGGAGAATATGCCGCGGAAGGTATTAGCGCGGATCCTATTTCAAGTGCCAAGGCAGTTACTTTTCACTACATCGGGGCATCGGTCGGAAGTTTGTTATTTGGATACCTGAGCCAGTATTTGAGATCTCGAAAAAAAGCTTTATATGCGGCATTGGCCAGTCTCGTCGTATTTCTTTGTATTTATTTCTTTTACAGCGGGATGTCGGCTTCATTTTTTTATGCTTTGGTAGGCTTCATGGGAATTTCTATGGGAGGATTATGGGCGATCTTTATGGTGAAGTCTTCGGAACAATTTGGCACCAATATAAGGGCAACCGTGACGACTACTGCACCCAATTTCGTCAGGGGCATGGTGGTCCCGATCAGCTGGCTTGTGACCTGGATCTCCGGTCTGAGCAATCTATGGACAGCAGGATTGACTGTTGGTTTTCTTTGTCTAGGGCTTTCCGTGATTGGAATATACTTTTCAAAGGAGACCTATGGCAAGGAACTGGATTATACAGAATAGGCATATACCTGTACCAGAAGAAATTAACCCAAAAAATAAAGCGATGAATGGTACCGTTTTATGGTCTTGTATGGACCATGGTCCGTTCGTGGTGATAAGCTGTAGATAACGATGGAATCTGATTAAGTTCTGAAATCAGACTGTCTCTATACTTTGCGAACTCAGGAAATTTATCTTTGGGCAGGGGATCTCCGGCTGGAAAGCTATGTTTACGGTGGTCCACCTGTACTCCGTTTTTCCAAAATCTAAAACACACATGGGGCCCGGTAGCCAAACCTGTCGATCCCACATAACCAATGGTTTGACCTTGCCGTACATGAGCACCTGCTTTGATGCCCGCAGCAAATCTAGACATGTGCAAATATTGGGTTTCATAGGTTTTGTCATGGCGGATTTTGACATATTTCCCATTGCCGCCTGCGTAGGCAGCTGCTGTTACCGTGCCATCAGCTACAGCCATTATTGGGGTCCCGTGAGGCGCAGCATAGTCTGTTCCGAAATGAGGTTTGTTGTATTTTAAAACAGGATGAAATCTCTTTAATGAAAACGGTGAAGTGATGCGAGAAAAACGAACAGGAGCCCTCAGAAAGGATCTTCTCAGTGGCCTTCCGTTTTGATCGTAGTAGTCTTGCTTGTTGTTGTATTTGTACTTGAAGGCATAGTGGTCCCGGTTTTCTGTGTTAAAATAGGCTGCAATCAGGTTTCCCGCATTGATGGGTTTGCCTTCTACATAGGGTCTTTCAAAGATTAGTTTGAAAGAATTGCCTTGTTGTAAGTGTAAAAAGTCAATCGAAGTGGCCAAAGCATCTTCCATCTGATCAATAATTGCCATACAAACGCCTTGCTCTTGTAAGGCATTCCATAGTGAAGTCTGGATGGTTCCAGCCACCGTTTCTTTTCGAATCTCAGTCTCTTTTTCTACA
This window of the Saprospiraceae bacterium genome carries:
- a CDS encoding thioredoxin family protein; translation: MFKFHFVFNTFLILGAISLSVVSCQSQSQSSTVASASSYKAENEGWLVNLDEAYEKSKKTGKPIMANFTGSDWCGWCKRLTASVFSQDEFKKWAAKM
- a CDS encoding MFS transporter; the encoded protein is MHKISCVSSTIHSKRSVHLIILVAALGYFVDIYDLILFGIVKDPSLRDLGVSPDDMFRTGSYLLNMQMVGMLLGGIIWGVLGDKRGRLSTLFLTILMYSLANIANGFVQTIPQYAWVRLIAGIGLAGELGVGITLVSEVMSKEHRGMGASIVSGIGIAGAVLGFLIADWFDWRVAYFVGGGLGLLLLILRVSVYESEMFHRSKKSEEVVRGDFLSLFKSTKQFSKYVLTILVGVPVWFTISQLAIHAGEYAAEGISADPISSAKAVTFHYIGASVGSLLFGYLSQYLRSRKKALYAALASLVVFLCIYFFYSGMSASFFYALVGFMGISMGGLWAIFMVKSSEQFGTNIRATVTTTAPNFVRGMVVPISWLVTWISGLSNLWTAGLTVGFLCLGLSVIGIYFSKETYGKELDYTE
- a CDS encoding peptidoglycan DD-metalloendopeptidase family protein, whose protein sequence is MELSKAIKIPLQISGFTALLLLNGFILQFILDYELFKHPSGESAHCNNFCSKDLKYGFDINHFQIQDDKIKSGQILPNILSNYGLSTQKINKLIPEIQEVLDLKNIKSGNTISFISTNPCCVPDYFVYEVDASRYLLCDLSGISCPRIVEKETEIRKETVAGTIQTSLWNALQEQGVCMAIIDQMEDALATSIDFLHLQQGNSFKLIFERPYVEGKPINAGNLIAAYFNTENRDHYAFKYKYNNKQDYYDQNGRPLRRSFLRAPVRFSRITSPFSLKRFHPVLKYNKPHFGTDYAAPHGTPIMAVADGTVTAAAYAGGNGKYVKIRHDKTYETQYLHMSRFAAGIKAGAHVRQGQTIGYVGSTGLATGPHVCFRFWKNGVQVDHRKHSFPAGDPLPKDKFPEFAKYRDSLISELNQIPSLSTAYHHERTMVHTRP